One Benincasa hispida cultivar B227 chromosome 5, ASM972705v1, whole genome shotgun sequence genomic window carries:
- the LOC120077823 gene encoding WD-40 repeat-containing protein MSI2-like yields MAAEQDGGVDEVVEEFSIWKKNSPYLYDLLISHSLEWPSLTVDWVPSAPFPHQANPSLAVHKLVLGTHTSEDVPNFLMVADAILPVKASETRIDISGENPIMPKIEITQKIRVEGEVNRARCMPQSPEIVGSKTSGCEVYVFNCAKHGEKAQGAECDPDLRLRGHDKEGYGLSWSPFKEGYLLSGSNDQKICLWDVSSMADKNVLDAMHVYEAHESVVGDVSWHLKNENLFGSVGDDCLLVIWDLRTNKSVDSVRAHEEEVNYVSFNPYNEWILATASSDTTVGLFDLRKLAEPLHALSSHTEGVFQVEWDPNHETVLASSGDDRRLMVWDLNNIGNEQDGDAEDGPPELLFSHGGHKTKISDFSWNSNEPWVISSVAEDNSVQVWQMAKSIYR; encoded by the exons ATGGCGGCAGAACAAGATGGCGGTGTCGACGAAGTGGTGGAGGAATTCTCCATCTGGAAGAAGAACTCTCCATACTTGTACGATCTTCTCATTTCCCACTCGCTTGAATGGCCATCTCTCACCGTCGATTGGGTTCCATCCGCCCCATTTCCTCACCAGGCCAACCCATCTCTCGCCGTCCACAAGCTCGTCCTTGGAACCCACACATCGGAGGACGTTCCCAATTTCCTCATGGTGGCCGATGCTATTTTGCCCGTCAAAGCATCCGAAACCAGAATCGACATTAGTGGGGAAAACCCCATTATGCCAAAG ATAGAGATAACCCAGAAGATACGTGTTGAAGGGGAGGTGAATAGAGCGCGATGCATGCCGCAGAGCCCAGAAATTGTTGGTTCAAAAACGAGTGGTTGCGAGGTGTATGTTTTCAATTGTGCTAAACACGGGGAGAAGGCTCAGGGAGCTGAGTGCGATCCTGATTTGAGATTGAGGGGTCATGATAAAGAGGGTTATGGATTATCTTGGAGCCCGTTTAAGGAGGGTTACCTCTTAAGTGGCTCAAATGATCAGAAAATCTGTTTGTGGGACGTGTCTTCCATGGCCGACAAGAATGTGCTTGATGCAATGCACGTTTATGAG GCTCATGAAAGCGTCGTCGGTGACGTGTCATGGCATTTGAAGAATGAGAACTTGTTCGGATCTGTAGGCGATGATTGCTTGTTGGTGATATGGGATTTGCGCACAAACAAATCTGTGGATTCTGTTCGAGCTCACGAGGAGGAG GTGAACTATGTTtctttcaatccatataatgaaTGGATTTTAGCAACGGCGTCATCAGATACCACGGTGGGTCTGTTTGATCTGCGGAAGCTCGCTGAACCACTGCACGCTCTTAGCAGCCACAC GGAGGGAGTGTTTCAAGTGGAGTGGGATCCGAATCATGAAACAGTGTTGGCATCTTCTGGTGATGATAGAAGGTTGATGGTGTGGGATCTAAACAATATAGGAAATGAGCAAGATGGAGATGCTGAAGATGGGCCTCCAGAGCTGTTGTTTTCACATGGAGGACACAAGACTAAAATATCAGACTTCAGTTGGAACAGCAATGAGCCATGGGTCATTTCAAGCGTGGCTGAAGATAATTCAGTTCAGGTTTGGCAAATGGCCAAAAGTATTTACCGATGA
- the LOC120077508 gene encoding ubiquitin-conjugating enzyme E2 28-like — protein MASKRILKELKDLQRDPPTSCSAGPVAEDMFHWQATIIGPSDSPYSGGVFLATIHFPPDYPFKPPKVAFRTKVFHPNINSNGNICLDILKEHWSPALTISKVLLSVCSLLTDPNPDDPLVPEIAHMCKTDKVKYESTARSWTQKYAMG, from the exons ATGGCTTCCAAGAGAATATTGAAGGAGCTTAAAGACTTGCAGAGAGACCCACCAACTTCTTGCAGTGCAG GTCCTGTGGCAGAGGATATGTTCCATTGGCAAGCAACCATTATCGGTCCAAGTGATAGCCCCTATTCTGGTGGTGTTTTTCTTGCTACCATTCATTTTCCTCCTGATTATCCTTTCAAACCTCCTAAG GTTGCTTTTAGGACAAAGGTGTTTCATCCTAACATAAACAGTAATGGCAACATATGCTTGGATATTCTCAAGGAACATTGGAGTCCTGCCCTCACAATTTCAAAG GTTTTGCTCTCAGTATGCTCCTTATTAACTGACCCAAACCCAGACGATCCATTGGTTCCTGAGATTGCTCATATGTGCAAGACTGACAAAGTCAAATATGAATCCACCGCTAGGAGCTGGACCCAGAAATATGCCATGGGttaa
- the LOC120077824 gene encoding basic leucine zipper 23-like, producing the protein MDDGELDFSNQEVFSSPNMEIPSSCSMDSFFDELLKDTHTCTHTHTCNPPGPDYSHTHTCFHVHTKIVPAPSEEDKVVTDDTAESTEKKSKKRPLGNREAVRKYREKKKARAASLEDEVVRLRALNQHLMKRLQGQAALEAEIARLKCLLVDIRGRIEGEIGSFPYQKAVNPNLSNANPSIPGAYVMNPCNMQCEDQVYCLHPGVDGSRSSEGAVINGQSFGACEFENLQCLANLDSGSKELPGCGIGNAVSNDISSGTTKKKGGNRKETWT; encoded by the exons ATGGACGACGGGGAGCTTGATTTTTCGAATCAGGAAGTGTTTTCCAGCCCTAATATGGAGATTCCAAGTAGTTGTTCAATGGATAGTTTCTTTGATGAACTTCTCAAAGACACTCATACTTGTACTCATACACATACTTGCAATCCGCCCGGCCCTGATTACTCTCATACCCACACATGTTTTCATGTCCACACTAAAATTGTCCCTGCCCCATCCGAAGAAGACAAGGTTGTTACTGATGACACTGCAGAATCAACTGAGAAGAAGTCAAAGAAACGCCCATTGGGTAACCGTGAAGCTGTCCGTAAGTACCGTGAGAAAAAGAAGGCTAGGGCAGCCTCATTAGAGGACGAGGTTGTTAGATTGAGGGCTTTGAATCAGCATTTGATGAAGAGGTTGCAGGGGCAGGCAGCACTTGAGGCTGAGATTGCTAGGCTGAAGTGTTTGCTTGTGGATATTAGGGGCAGAATTGAAGGGGAGATTGGTTCTTTCCCTTACCAGAAAGCTGTTAATCCTAACTTGTCCAACGCCAACCCAAGCATCCCTGGTGCTTATGTGATGAACCCATGTAATATGCAATGTGAAGATCAGGTTTACTGCCTTCATCCCGGGGTCGATGGCAGCAGAAGCAGTGAAGGGGCTGTGATCAATGGACAAAGCTTTGGTGCTTGTGAATTTGAAAATCTTCAATGTTTGGCAAATCTTGACTCAGGATCGAAAGAGCTACCTGGGTGTGGAATAGGGAATGCAGTTTCGAATGATATTTCTTCAGGCACGACGAAAAAGAAAG GAGGAAACCGTAAAGAGACATGGACCTGA